The sequence ACCTTATCAaaatggtagtggtagtaataatagtaataattttaaaaaacaaagaacAGATTATaatcaaccaccaccaccaccaccatcatcatcatcaacatcaagtTCGACTCAACAACCATTTAATAAAGGACCTTATGGCCAACCACCACAAGTTCAACCACCTGGTGGTAGTTTTGTTAATGGTGGCAACAATAATTATCCACAAAATAGAAATACTTTACCTCAACAGGGCGGAGGCGGAAATAGACCaccacaatcacaacaaaataaaaataattttccaacgaataataatagtagcaGTAATAGTAGAAATCCAAGTCACAGATAGagtcaaaataataataatattattaatataataaaatcagAAGATATCATCCcgatcatttattaaataaagatatcattttcaaatttttttaatttttttccttCCAAAAACccatacaaataaaaaataaaaaaaaaaaaaaaaaaaaaaaactaaaaataaaactaaaaaaaaaaaaaaaaaaaaaaaacaaaaaataaaattatataaataaagttttatatacaccaaaaaaaaaaaaaaaaaaaaattttaaaaaaaaaccaaaaataaaaaaaataaacaaaaccaATTTTGGACTGaacaatgaaaaaataatatcaatttttttttttaatctttttttttttattttttaatttttttttttttttaattttttaaaaatttgaatattaatttattttttattttttaattgacacaaaaaaacaaaaaaaaagaatttaaattttcattttctctaataaatttaaataattttatatatgtgtgtaaacttaattttttaaaaaaaagaaaaaaaaaaaaaaaaaaaaaaaaagaaaaaaaaaaaaaaaaaatttattgtaGAATTATTTTTCTAGATTTTCTaatgtatattttttaaaattttataaaaaaaaaaaaaaaaaaaaactatataaaaaaaaaacataaaaaataaaataaaaaggttaTAATGTCTAATGTATCACCAAATTCTATGAATTTAAATGGATCAACATCATCGACAGCATCAGTTAATGATAGTGGAggcggtggtggtggtggcaaTGTAACATCTCCAacactatcatcatcatcagcatcatcaattagtaatagtaatagtagtagtagtaataatttaaaaccatCAACACAACCATTATCATCGTCATCTACTTTAAATACTCCAACACAATTTTCACTTCAAcattcttcttcatcatcttcattaaataatacaaatattgaTATAATTGAACATATTACAATTTCATGTatgttatattaaaaaaaatataatatttatataaatttatggatatatacatataattACCCCTCAACCCACCCCAATATAGTTTCagtattaatttaatttttaattttttaattttttttttttttttttttagatcaAGATGAATCATCAATTTGGAAATATATTGAAGCAGAATTACCAAATCATTTACCGTTAAAGAATATATCATGGAAAACTAAAACAGGACATACAAAAGTAGTGGAGAAGATGCCAATTGAAATATTACAATATAATGATGAACGTGTAAAGGCACATTATGATAATCAAAATCTATACAAGAAACCATACCTCTATTTGTATTTGGTACATTGTGATGATCCTGATACCTATAAGAATGTTGTACGTgctaaaataaaacaatggGTAACTCAAATGACTGAACGTCAACAAGAGTGGTTAATAGTTTATGTTTCATTAGGTCCAAAAAGATTTAGCGAATTAACTTCAAAATTAACAAGAACTGTTTTcgatagaattaaaaatgatttcaatgTTAAACGAGATCGTTGTTGTCAATTAAGATTTTTAgatacaaataatacaagCAGCGgcaataataaagataaagataatgataatggtggtggtagtagtggaaCAGGTTTGTCAACAAGTACGAAACAACAAGATGATTTATGGGATGATTTtctaattaaaatgaaagaGGGTATAATTTCATCAGCAGAACAATATTTAACAACCTATGAAGatgaaattagaaaaatGGATGCAAAGAGGACAACACCAGGTTGGAGTTatcaaaacttttttttcataaaggAAGGTTTAGCATTAATCTATGAACGTGCTCAATTATATGAGGATGCATTAATGCaatattttgaattggaAGTACTTTTCGGTGATCCAAATAATAGGTCACAATTTGATCAAATCACTGATGAAGTTTTACAACCAAATAGTATTCATTGTAATGGTAACATTTTAGATACTtcctttaaaaattatagaaagttaatttatgaaaataaaattagtttatttgattttaaagtttatttatttgcaaGACAATCAAAAGTAAGTTATAATTAgcaaaatcaataaataatattattaatattcttTTACTAATTGTGCGTGTGTGTGTATatatagttattatttttattacaaaaacCAATTGAAGCAGCAACgaaatcaatatcatttattACATCAATGTCAATgataattaaacaatatcCAAATTCATTTGCACCAATGTTTAAAGAATCATGGATATTCAGTACAAGTATGGAATTGATTAAAGCATGTCAAGATTCATTCGATAAGATTGTAAATGGtgctcaacaacaacaacagcaacagcaacaacaattacaacttcaacaacaattacaacaacaacaacagcaacaaacTATAAATGGTAGTGCACAAAAAGTTGTGAAATCAATTAGTTCAACTACACccatttcaaaattatttggtgCATTTGGACCTtttggtagtagtagtagtaatacaCCATCATCGACATCAGCAACTACAGCAGCAAATGGTAAAAATACACCAATGCCAAGTAATAGTGGTATAGCTTCATTAAGTGCAGGTGGATCAACGATTATAGCAGGTTTATCAGGTTCACAATCTTTAAACAATTTACAATCTGCACAATTATCAGGTGCTTTAAATACTCAACATTATATTCGTACAccttctttaaatttaacaagTGATCTCTCTGAAAGATTAACTGAAAAACAAGATAGAGAAAGTTTAGATTTTTTAGTtggtgatttattatttagttcAGCTCAAAGAGTAGTTAATTCATAattcattgttattattattattattggttttttttttaattattttatattaatatatttttatttttttccagTTAGAAGAATTGGCAATAATTATTGGATATTTACCAGTTGATGATTATAATAGTGAAATGTTCTTTCAAAATGTAGAAGAAGTTATATTTAAGAGTGTAGAGAATAAAAAGATTGAAGTTGATTCAATGACAGCATTTAGTTATCAGCCATTACAAGTCTCACTTCAATCATCGAAACAATTCACTCAACTTTATTTCGAATTGTTAGGTCAAATTGAGAAATTGTATATTCAATCTAATAGAATGAGAAGTATTAGTAGATTAACATTTGCAAttgcaaatttaaatttcaaattaaaagaatttcaaaTTGCAGAGAATCTtttcaaatcaatttcaaatcttTACTCTAGAGAACATTGGTCCTATATAGAATATGCCGTTAAAACTAGATTATCCTATTGTCAAAAGCAGTTGGGTCATTTAGTTGATTATGTAACAACTTGTGTTGGTTTATTAGCTCCTGGTTTATTAACAAATAGATTTGAAAAAGATCATTATTTATCtgaaattattcaaatttcTCGAAAACCTGAATTAAATAGTaggttttatttaataataattttgttataaaaaaactattattaatttttttttttttttttttttttaaaaaaaagttgttcAACCAATGataccattatttaaatgtaaaGTTACATTTAAAGAAACAGTTTATAGATATtttgaaacaattaaaatcaatgttAGAATAAAGAgtaatttaatatcaccaattagatttaataatggtgCAGTTAGTTTTGTAAAGAGTGGTTTCGGTGATAAATTagtatttcaattgaatgatTTCCTTGTTGAACCAGGTGTAAACAATTTCCAATTCACAGCAGTTGGTACAACTAAAGCAACCTTTGTTAAAGATTCAATTTggttaaaaattgataaccTTTCATTTGGTTATTCATTACGTAATGCTGATACAgctattggtggtggtggtggtggtacaaatacaacaacaactacattACCAGGTGAAATTAAAGTTATTGATAGTGAATCACAAATAACTTTAGAATCATTTGCAAATagtccattattattttatagtaTTCAATATGTTGGAATTAAATTACATACTCATTCCGATACGATTGAAGCGGGTGTATTAACATTCACTTCACCAACTGGTGCAACTATAATACCAACTTCATCAGTAATCATCATACAGAGTGACGATAAAACTTGTGAAACTTCCTCAAGaacaataaatttaattaatgataagTTACCATTATCTCAAATTGGTTATAATCAAACATTGGAATTCTATTTACCATTGATGGCTGTAAATACCGATACTTGCACTCATCAAATTAGAATCGAATTACAACATCAAAAACAAACCAAAGaaaaattttcatcatcattggtctcttcaattttattcattaatcCATTGACAATCGATGAATCTGTCattaatgtaaataatagattattcttaaaaactattatacAATGTAATTCTCCAAATATGATTCAATTTAATTCTTATTCTTTAGAAGGTTGTGATTCAGAATATCAATCAcctgaacaacaacaattacaacaacaattacaacaacagcagcaattatcattatcatcttcaagTTCATCAATCTCATCAATCTCTTCAAAATCTTCACAACAaccaaatttatattatttagtAAAAGATCATAATCATTCATTAgcaccaaatttaaatttataccCTGGCCAATtagtttcattaatttttgaaattaaaaagtatgaaaatgaatctttatcatcatcaacatcacctTCATCAGCAACtgatagtagtaatagtaatggaaacaataacaacaacaacaataacaacaaccatagtaaaaatgatttgaaattaaagataaaatataCAAGTAAAATGCCTCAACAAGATTTAGATAGACCATTAATTAGAGAATGTAAATCATTATGGAGAGATCAAAACGAATTTAGTTGGCCAATTAAAATCGAGCTTCCAACTTATCTTTATCAAATAGATCTATCAATTCAAAGTAGGGCTTATGTTGGTACAATAGttctttttgaaattgaaattacaaatttaaaacaacaacaacaacaacaaaaagaaagtaataatgataacggtaatgaaaaacaacaaaaacaacaacaattacaatatcATATAGTTGCTGATTCACAAATTTGGATGATATCTGGTAAGAGTAAACatacattttcatttaatagtGATACAGTTGGTGAAAAGCTTAAATTTAGTTGTGGTTTAATTCCAATCTCCTCTGGCTCATTACCAATTCCAAAAGTAACTTTAGTCGgtataaataattcaaatatttcttatccaaaaactaaaaatgaaaagataTTCGTTTATCCATCACCACAAATTTATTCATGTCATCAATtacaagataataataataataataataatagtattaatagtCAAACTAGTACAAACAAAACATAAATAAAAGGAATTATATatacaataaaaaacaaaaaacaaaacaaaaaaaaagaatgtcatttttataatttatttatttatttatttatttgtacttaattttaattaatttaatctaaataaataagaattataaattatttaaatataaatttttaatatctgtATATATTTGTTGACTTTCAAATACATGATCaggtaatttaaaattattatcatttaaaaatttagaaatgaTTAATCTTTGGATTTTACCACTTTTAGTTTTTGGTAATTgttcaacaattattatatgTGTTAATTGagcaaatttatcaatatctTGTGTGATGAtactattaatttcattttttaattgaattaagtCGACATTTGAatcttgttgttttaaagttaataaaccaattggtttattataaCAATCTGGATTGTAAATACCAATTGAACAACATTCAATAACATTTggatgttttaaaattgatgttTCAATTGTGTTTAATTGAACtttattaccaccaattttaatttgatcatCTGCTCTTGAAACGATAGCATAATATccattttcatctttataACCTAAATCACCACTACTATAATAACCTGGGAATTTtgttaaaacttttttaaattgttcatcatttttataaaatgttgAAGCGAATCCaggtggtaatggtaatttgAATACGATTTCACCAATTTGATTCACTGGTAATTCAATACCATCTTCTGATAAAATTGATGGGTAGAcaaatggtgatggtggacCAACTGTGTTGtatggatttttttttgattttatgtAATCgaataaatacaaataaccAGTTTCAGTTTGACCATATCCAATAGATGGTCTTGATTTTAGTTTGTTTTCAATATATTCTGGAATTGAATCTTCAATAACTTCACCACCATTccaaattgattttaaactTGAAATATCATATTTTGAATGTATTTGTTTTGCATCTGGAtcaactttatttaaatatcttaTTGTTTTTGCTAATGTTAGAAATGCACTAACTTTATGCTTTTCAACAATTGACCAAATATCATCTTCCATATGTTTTGGTTTTACAATTCCACCTTCAAACATCACAAATGAACATCCATGTAATAATGAAGCATACAAAAATGAATGAAACGATACCCATCCTATACTAGTATGAGAAAAGAAAGTAGTATTTTTTTGAACAATTGATGGCCAAAGATAACCAAAACAAACTAAATGTGGACCATTACTTCTAACAACTCCTTTTGAATTACCAGTTGTACCACTTGTATAAATAATGTAAAGTGGATGACTTGATTCTACTGTAACATATTCATAGAATGGTGTTTGAttgttttctttaattttgttgatttCCAAGTCCCAATCCAAAGAAGATGGTACAGTAGGTATAGTttcaattattgataattgtGCATCGGAACTAATTAAATCTCTATTATGTGTAATTACATGATCTGGTTTAAAAGTTGATATTTCAATtgcttcaattaaatttggtgtAAATGTAATAATTTCCTCATTTAAAATACCATAATTTGAGGTAATAATAACTTTTGGTCTTACAGCTTCAATTCTATCTATTAAACTTTTTGTTGAATAGCCATCGAATAGTACACAATGAGTTGCACCAATACGAGCACATGATAACATTGCAATTGGTGCTTCAACTGTATTTGccataaatattaaaatattatcattttttgaaatatttaaatttaaaagtactCTTGAAAATTCACATACTTTTTcatataattgataataagtTAATTTAACagttttctttaaaaatggaCATTCATAAATTAATGCGTCTTGATCTCTTTTTAATGGATTTTGAACTTGAATATCTAAAACATTATAACATGTATTTAATTCACCACCTTTAAACCAATCTGGATACATTTCATCACCACTATAAACTTTATCATACATTTtatccctttttttttaaattatttattggtataattggaattttattatattttttaaattattaataatttattttacaaaatttttaaacttaccaatgtatatattttttgGCAATGTCATCCCAAAATGAAACAGGTTGGGATTCTGCATATTTTAGATCATTTTCATAATCAAAAGGATCacttaatttcatttttttccaaaattattttaataaaataaaattaaaaaaaaaaaaaaaaaaaaaaaaagtttattaatcttttttttttttttttttattttatcgaagatttttttttttttttttgtcaaaaaatcttaataaaaattaatcagcaaatttaaaaaagaaaaaaattggtCTGAAactcttttaattgttttctttaaaaatggacattcataaattaatacatcttattctctttttaatggatttttaatatgaatatctattaaattataacatGTATTTAATTCACCACCTTTAAACCAATCTGGATAAATTTCATCACCACTATAAACTTTATCATACATTTtatccctttttttttttttttttatttattatatgttaaaatttgtttttttttttttttttttttttttttgtgaagtGCATACCAGTGAGCTTCGtcccaaaattaaattggatTAATTTGAGAGAAATTGTAATCATTTTCATAATCAAAAGGATCACttaatttaaacattttatttttttcgtTGTTTTTTCGTTGTTTTTTCAAgtttttgtaattaattaataaaaaaaaaaaaatttaaaaatcattatattttattttttaaaaaaaataaaatttaaaagtaaaaataaattttatgtgaaaaaaaaaaagtggaaaaCATAAAATgtggaaatttaaaataaaactttttcattatttatccttttaaagaaaataatgaattaaaataaaaagaaattatagaTGGATATATTTTATcaaagatgaaaaaaaaaaaatacttgtTTATTGtggaattttaattatttgtttatttttttgtcttttaataaaatatattaaaaaagtttcgGGTTATAAACAACCAACCacaaaaattttcaatacaaataaaaataagtaaATGTATTAAAGgggttaaattaaaaaacacgCACTGTGTCTGTGTGGAATATTTTTATGTGAAAAAAAACTCTTACttataaaattacttttatattgaacaaaaaataaataattgaattataaaaatatatatatttatttatttttattatagattaaaatttttttttggattaaatatttttatttgagtttttaataaaagaatCTTTTAtgttataaaataattgaagattttcaatattatctggtaatttaaaattattgttatttaaataattagaaAGTATATGTCTTTGAATTTTACCACTTTTAGTTTTTGGTAATTGATTTACAATGATAATTTGTTTTAGTTCAGCATAActttcaatatcatcattaataatattattaatttcattttttaattgattgaaatctaaaattgaatcttgtttttttaaaaccaatatACCAATTGGTGCTTTATAACAATCATAATCATTAATACCAATTGAACAACATTCAATAACATTTGGATGTTTCAAAATTGATGATTCAATTGTATTTAGTTGAACTTTATTACcactaattttaatttgatcatCAGCTCTTGAAACAATACCATAATATccattttcatctttataACCTAAATCACCAGAATTATAATAACCTggaaattttgaaaataattttttatattgttcatcatttttataaaatgtagTCGCAAATCCaggtggtaatggtaatttgAGAGAGAATtcaccaatttcattaaCACCCAACTCTTTACCATCTTCAGATAATATTGATGGTTTAATAAATGGTGATGGTATACCTACTGTATcatatgttttatttatacttGAATATTCATAAATATACATCATTCCACTTTCAGTTTGACCATATAAACCAATTGATTCagcatttaatttattttcaatataatcttgaattgatttttcaataacTTCAGCACCAATCCAAACTTGCTTTAAACGTGATATATCATATTTTGAATGTAATCTTTCAGCATTGGGATCCATTTTCTTAAGATATCTCATTACAATTGGTAATGCTAAATAAATGTTTACATTATGTTTTTCAATGGTTGCCCAAATGTCATCTTCAacattattttgttttaagaAACCACCTTCAAACATTACAAATGTATTTccttttgataatgatgcaTAAAAGAACATATGGAATGACACCCATCCAACACTAGTTGCAGAAAATAAAACtacattttcatcattattaaccTTTGAACTTAAACAATTCCAATGATATAAAAGTCCAACCAAATTACTACCATTACTTCTTACAACTGGTTTAGAATTACCAGTTGTACCACttgtataaattaaatagattGGATGACTTGATTCTACTGGTACATAATCATAAAATGgtgattgattattaattttaatttttttaatttcttcttcccaatttaatgaatttggtattattgtttggaaattattattattataaacaatATCATTTCTATAAAGTGTTATTACATTGTCAGGCTTAAAagttgataattcaattgcttcttttaaatttgtagtaatatcaacaatttcaTCAAGTCCAACTCCCAAATTTgttgtaattattaattttggtgtAATTGTTTCAATTCTATCTATTAAACTTTTAACTGAATAACCATCGAATAAAGCACAATGAGTTGCACCAATACGAGCACATGATAACATTGCAATTGGTGCTTCAACTGTATTTGccatataaattaaaacattatcattttttgaaacatttaaattcaaaagtaCTCTTGAAAATTCACATACTTTTTcatataattgataataagtTAATTTTACagttttctttaaatatggACATTCATAAATTAATGCAActtgatctttttttaatggatTCTGAACTTGTCtatctaataaattataacatGTATTTAATTCACCACCTTTAAACCAATCTGGATAAATTTCATTACCACTATAAACTTTATCATACATTTTAtcccttttttatttttaaattatatttataaaaaatttaattatttatttaactaattatgtttttttttattgtatgcATACCAATAAACATATTTAGTGGCTACTTGATCCCAAAATGAAATTGGGTCGGTGTTTATTGAGAATTTATaatcattttcataattGAATGGTTGGCTTAATGTATAcattattttaatagtttttataaaaatatatttttattattaaaattttcaataatattggattatataaaaaatgtaaatataagttttttttttttttttttttataatttaaaattgataactcttcatataatatttacatttaataaaaaaaaaaatttaaaaaataaaaattttacgacgtcatttaattgttttgagATATCTTTAgactttttaataattaaaatattatttaatttcattctaATTAAGCCTATAGATATtacttttttgaaattatttttaaaaaaggtatTTTTATGTactttaaaaaagtaaattgtatttttaattattaataatcaaaatgaaaaaatgaa comes from Dictyostelium discoideum AX4 chromosome 2 chromosome, whole genome shotgun sequence and encodes:
- the trappc10-1 gene encoding trafficking protein particle complex subunit 10, with translation MSNVSPNSMNLNGSTSSTASVNDSGGGGGGGNVTSPTLSSSSASSISNSNSSSSNNLKPSTQPLSSSSTLNTPTQFSLQHSSSSSSLNNTNIDIIEHITISYQDESSIWKYIEAELPNHLPLKNISWKTKTGHTKVVEKMPIEILQYNDERVKAHYDNQNLYKKPYLYLYLVHCDDPDTYKNVVRAKIKQWVTQMTERQQEWLIVYVSLGPKRFSELTSKLTRTVFDRIKNDFNVKRDRCCQLRFLDTNNTSSGNNKDKDNDNGGGSSGTGLSTSTKQQDDLWDDFLIKMKEGIISSAEQYLTTYEDEIRKMDAKRTTPGWSYQNFFFIKEGLALIYERAQLYEDALMQYFELEVLFGDPNNRSQFDQITDEVLQPNSIHCNGNILDTSFKNYRKLIYENKISLFDFKVYLFARQSKLLFLLQKPIEAATKSISFITSMSMIIKQYPNSFAPMFKESWIFSTSMELIKACQDSFDKIVNGAQQQQQQQQQQLQLQQQLQQQQQQQTINGSAQKVVKSISSTTPISKLFGAFGPFGSSSSNTPSSTSATTAANGKNTPMPSNSGIASLSAGGSTIIAGLSGSQSLNNLQSAQLSGALNTQHYIRTPSLNLTSDLSERLTEKQDRESLDFLVGDLLFSSAQRLEELAIIIGYLPVDDYNSEMFFQNVEEVIFKSVENKKIEVDSMTAFSYQPLQVSLQSSKQFTQLYFELLGQIEKLYIQSNRMRSISRLTFAIANLNFKLKEFQIAENLFKSISNLYSREHWSYIEYAVKTRLSYCQKQLGHLVDYVTTCVGLLAPGLLTNRFEKDHYLSEIIQISRKPELNIVQPMIPLFKCKVTFKETVYRYFETIKINVRIKSNLISPIRFNNGAVSFVKSGFGDKLVFQLNDFLVEPGVNNFQFTAVGTTKATFVKDSIWLKIDNLSFGYSLRNADTAIGGGGGGTNTTTTTLPGEIKVIDSESQITLESFANSPLLFYSIQYVGIKLHTHSDTIEAGVLTFTSPTGATIIPTSSVIIIQSDDKTCETSSRTINLINDKLPLSQIGYNQTLEFYLPLMAVNTDTCTHQIRIELQHQKQTKEKFSSSLVSSILFINPLTIDESVINVNNRLFLKTIIQCNSPNMIQFNSYSLEGCDSEYQSPEQQQLQQQLQQQQQLSLSSSSSSISSISSKSSQQPNLYYLVKDHNHSLAPNLNLYPGQLVSLIFEIKKYENESLSSSTSPSSATDSSNSNGNNNNNNNNNNHSKNDLKLKIKYTSKMPQQDLDRPLIRECKSLWRDQNEFSWPIKIELPTYLYQIDLSIQSRAYVGTIVLFEIEITNLKQQQQQQKESNNDNGNEKQQKQQQLQYHIVADSQIWMISGKSKHTFSFNSDTVGEKLKFSCGLIPISSGSLPIPKVTLVGINNSNISYPKTKNEKIFVYPSPQIYSCHQLQDNNNNNNNSINSQTSTNKT
- the aslD-1 gene encoding hypothetical protein; translated protein: MKLSDPFDYENDLKYAESQPVSFWDDIAKKYIHWDKMYDKVYSGDEMYPDWFKGGELNTCYNVLDIQVQNPLKRDQDALIYECPFLKKTVKLTYYQLYEKVCEFSRVLLNLNISKNDNILIFMANTVEAPIAMLSCARIGATHCVLFDGYSTKSLIDRIEAVRPKVIITSNYGILNEEIITFTPNLIEAIEISTFKPDHVITHNRDLISSDAQLSIIETIPTVPSSLDWDLEINKIKENNQTPFYEYVTVESSHPLYIIYTSGTTGNSKGVVRSNGPHLVCFGYLWPSIVQKNTTFFSHTSIGWVSFHSFLYASLLHGCSFVMFEGGIVKPKHMEDDIWSIVEKHKVSAFLTLAKTIRYLNKVDPDAKQIHSKYDISSLKSIWNGGEVIEDSIPEYIENKLKSRPSIGYGQTETGYLYLFDYIKSKKNPYNTVGPPSPFVYPSILSEDGIELPVNQIGEIVFKLPLPPGFASTFYKNDEQFKKVLTKFPGYYSSGDLGYKDENGYYAIVSRADDQIKIGGNKVQLNTIETSILKHPNVIECCSIGIYNPDCYNKPIGLLTLKQQDSNVDLIQLKNEINSIITQDIDKFAQLTHIIIVEQLPKTKSGKIQRLIISKFLNDNNFKLPDHVFESQQIYTDIKNLYLNNL
- the aslA-1 gene encoding hypothetical protein; amino-acid sequence: MYTLSQPFNYENDYKFSINTDPISFWDQVATKYVYWDKMYDKVYSGNEIYPDWFKGGELNTCYNLLDRQVQNPLKKDQVALIYECPYLKKTVKLTYYQLYEKVCEFSRVLLNLNVSKNDNVLIYMANTVEAPIAMLSCARIGATHCALFDGYSVKSLIDRIETITPKLIITTNLGVGLDEIVDITTNLKEAIELSTFKPDNVITLYRNDIVYNNNNFQTIIPNSLNWEEEIKKIKINNQSPFYDYVPVESSHPIYLIYTSGTTGNSKPVVRSNGSNLVGLLYHWNCLSSKVNNDENVVLFSATSVGWVSFHMFFYASLSKGNTFVMFEGGFLKQNNVEDDIWATIEKHNVNIYLALPIVMRYLKKMDPNAERLHSKYDISRLKQVWIGAEVIEKSIQDYIENKLNAESIGLYGQTESGMMYIYEYSSINKTYDTVGIPSPFIKPSILSEDGKELGVNEIGEFSLKLPLPPGFATTFYKNDEQYKKLFSKFPGYYNSGDLGYKDENGYYGIVSRADDQIKISGNKVQLNTIESSILKHPNVIECCSIGINDYDCYKAPIGILVLKKQDSILDFNQLKNEINNIINDDIESYAELKQIIIVNQLPKTKSGKIQRHILSNYLNNNNFKLPDNIENLQLFYNIKDSFIKNSNKNI